One part of the Magallana gigas chromosome 5, xbMagGiga1.1, whole genome shotgun sequence genome encodes these proteins:
- the LOC105344664 gene encoding small conductance calcium-activated potassium channel protein 3 codes for MTSNPGSVLIAIMVFILLTNSWAMRNCETFYQFERENSNFWNSMWIISITFLTVGYGDTYPVSVCGRCVSVTTGLMGIGTTALLITVILQKLEQTRAEKYVYSFVKKAQLDNGRKMAAADVIKNWFQLCNLRRRYSVITRDQIRVHRKLQHAIYTMREARNRRDSIGESTIGLIEISKALSDVEQRTESLQTAIKEIKPGLVHMQRTTRDLQLMINDIYKVLIKK; via the coding sequence ATGACGTCAAACCCAGGAAGTGTTTTGATCGCCATTATGGTCTTCATACTGCTGACCAACTCTTGGGCCATGAGGAACTGTGAAACTTTTTACCAGTTTGAGAGAGAGAATTCAAATTTCTGGAATTCAATGTGGATAATATCTATCACTTTTCTGACCGTCGGCTATGGGGACACGTACCCTGTCAGCGTCTGTGGACGTTGTGTATCCGTGACGACCGGCCTTATGGGAATAGGCACTACTGCACTGTTAATCACCGTCATACTACAAAAACTAGAACAGACGCGTGCAGAAAAGTACGTCTACAGCTTCGTCAAGAAAGCCCAGTTGGATAACGGAAGGAAAATGGCCGCCGCTGACGTCATCAAAAATTGGTTCCAACTTTGCAATCTGCGCAGACGATATAGCGTTATTACCCGCGATCAGATTCGTGTGCATAGAAAACTCCAGCATGCCATATATACCATGCGAGAAGCGAGGAACAGGAGAGATTCTATAGGGGAATCCACGATTGGACTGATCGAGATCAGCAAAGCTTTAAGTGACGTGGAACAAAGGACGGAATCGCTACAGACAGCTATCAAGGAAATTAAACCAGGACTTGTACATATGCAGAGGACAACCAGAGATCTGCAACTCATGATAAACGACATCTACAAAGTCCTGATTAAAAAGTGA
- the LOC105344663 gene encoding sulfotransferase 6B1, whose protein sequence is MTSFLPLPRSREGFLLPPFPSFNVDPEKRLKEIQDLDTRETDILVNAYPKSGSHWLHEILCKLLYDEQTTAPLPRMEACFLDLLSDITALTKLPSPRILYTHLPVQYLPRKHLSRGGKTFHMIRDPRDVVVSSYYHYLSVPRFKSYFTREWDQHLSNFMSGDFIYGDWFQYERQYEQFAKTNNVMTLFYEDMKTDEERATRKIADYLELPLTQENAARIARDCGISNVKERMKTHQTSFMFRKGHVGDWKNHFSADQEKQFNLLFQEKMKGSSLAARYSMLNSSL, encoded by the exons ATGACATCGTTTCTTCCTCTTCCTCGGAGTCGCGAGGGGTTTCTTCTTCCCCCGTTTCCAAGTTTTAATGTTGACCCTGAGAAAAGGCTAAAGGAAATACAGGATCTAGATACAAGAGAAACGGATATCCTTGTGAACGCCTACCCTAAATCAG GAAGTCACTGGCTCCATGAAATCCTCTGTAAATTACTATACGATGAGCAGACCACAGCACCTTTACCTAGGATGGAAGCGTGTTTTTTGGATCTGTTGTCGGACATCACTGCCCTCACTAAACTCCCCTCGCCACGCATCCTCTACACACATCTACCTGTGCAATACCTGCCTCGAAAACACCTGAGTAGAGGTGGGAAGACATTCCACATGATTCGTGACCCCCGGGACGTGGTAGTGTCGTCCTATTACCATTATCTGAGCGTACCGAGATTTAAGAGCTACTTCACCAGAGAGTGGGACCAGCATTTGTCCAATTTTATGTCTGGGG ATTTTATTTACGGAGATTGGTTTCAGTATGAACGACAGTATGAACAGTTTGCCAAAACCAATAATGTGATGACGCTATTTTACGAAGATATGAAAACG GATGAAGAAAGGGCCACTAGAAAAATAGCTGATTATTTAGAATTACCCTTAACCCAAGAAAATGCAGCTAGAATAGCTAGAGACTGTGGTATATCAAATGTCAAGGAACGCATGAAAACTCACCAAACGTCTTTTATGTTCAGAAAAg GCCATGTTGGGGATTGGAAGAATCACTTCTCTGCAGATCAAGAAAAACAATTCAACCTACTGTTTCAGGAGAAAATGAAAGGATCTAGTTTAGCTGCTCGTTATTCGATGTTAAATTCATCACTGTAG